One window of the Rhizorhabdus dicambivorans genome contains the following:
- a CDS encoding MFS transporter yields the protein MDHEQTADRPYLRKVVGASMAGTIVEWYEFFLYGTAATLVFGKLFFPQTGNPLDGIIAAFATYAVGFIARPLGGVVFGHFGDRIGRKALLQFSLVLIGVSTFLMGCLPTFDMIGYGAPLLLVLLRFVQGFALGGEWGGAVLLVAEHSPNRSRAFWTSFTHAGVPLGNLLATVVLLVLSATLSEAQFLSWGWRIGFWLSVIIVAVGYYIRTQVSDSPIFEAARAEAEQRAEAGAGAVEVIRRYPRGLLTAMGLRVGENIVYYMIVTFSITYLAHIGVDTTEILTLLFCAHLLHAMIIPPIGALADRIGRRAVYLIGAAGTMAWPFLAFPMFGAGGAPLILAAILLGMLVHAFMYAPQPAIMAEMFPTRMRYSGVSLGYQVTAIVAGSWAPLIGTALLRAYDDWRPIALYILAAGAVSLIAALVMRESRGASLLAIDRADREAVNGAV from the coding sequence ATGGACCACGAACAGACCGCCGACCGCCCCTATCTGCGCAAGGTCGTCGGCGCGTCGATGGCCGGCACGATCGTCGAATGGTATGAGTTCTTCCTCTACGGAACCGCCGCGACCCTCGTCTTCGGCAAGCTGTTCTTCCCGCAGACCGGCAATCCGCTCGACGGGATCATCGCCGCCTTCGCCACCTATGCGGTGGGCTTCATCGCCCGGCCGCTGGGCGGCGTGGTGTTCGGCCATTTCGGCGACCGGATCGGGCGTAAGGCGCTGCTCCAGTTCAGCCTGGTGCTGATCGGCGTCTCCACCTTCCTGATGGGCTGCCTGCCGACCTTCGATATGATCGGCTATGGCGCGCCGCTGCTGCTGGTGCTGCTGCGCTTCGTCCAGGGCTTCGCGCTGGGCGGCGAATGGGGCGGCGCGGTGCTGCTCGTCGCCGAACACAGCCCGAACCGCAGCCGCGCCTTCTGGACCAGCTTCACCCATGCCGGGGTGCCGCTGGGCAACCTGCTGGCGACGGTGGTTCTGCTGGTCCTGTCCGCCACGCTCAGCGAGGCGCAGTTCCTGTCCTGGGGTTGGCGGATCGGCTTCTGGCTTTCGGTGATCATCGTCGCGGTGGGCTATTATATCCGCACCCAGGTATCGGATTCGCCGATCTTCGAGGCGGCGCGCGCCGAGGCGGAGCAGCGCGCCGAGGCCGGGGCGGGCGCGGTCGAGGTGATCCGCCGCTATCCGCGCGGGCTGCTCACCGCGATGGGGCTGCGGGTAGGCGAGAACATCGTCTATTATATGATCGTCACCTTCTCGATCACCTATCTGGCGCATATCGGCGTCGACACCACCGAGATATTGACGCTGCTGTTCTGCGCGCACCTGCTGCACGCCATGATCATTCCGCCGATCGGCGCGCTGGCGGACCGGATCGGGCGGCGGGCGGTCTACCTGATCGGCGCGGCGGGCACGATGGCCTGGCCCTTCCTGGCCTTCCCGATGTTCGGTGCCGGCGGCGCGCCCCTCATCCTCGCGGCGATCCTGCTCGGCATGCTGGTCCACGCCTTCATGTACGCGCCCCAGCCCGCGATCATGGCCGAGATGTTCCCGACCCGGATGCGCTATTCGGGCGTGTCGCTCGGCTATCAGGTGACGGCGATCGTCGCCGGTTCCTGGGCACCGCTGATCGGCACCGCCCTGCTGCGCGCCTATGACGACTGGCGGCCGATCGCGCTGTACATCCTGGCCGCGGGCGCGGTGAGCCTGATCGCCGCCCTGGTGATGCGCGAGAGCAGGGGCGCGTCGCTGCTGGCGATCGACCGCGCCGACCGCGAGGCGGTGAACGGGGCGGTCTGA
- a CDS encoding LytTR family DNA-binding domain-containing protein, producing the protein MDVDQLLGRPERWASVLGWATLAGIEFGVIGPFGSYASHLSTRLTYWIALFWVGSLLLWPCVVAGLMLGPRRGFPPLFSSVAVVLVACVPLAALGAAGTWLFWPGRAAGMHLLEWYGLTIVVALPAMMGLLWLELGRKAGARSLFRLGPARRTVTALPDHLLANALCLQMEDHHVRVHLHGRSSLHFGVMRDVVAGLDPRRGLQVHRSWWVARSAVRRWHQDGRSVTLELVNGLIVPVARNRVALLRAEGWLDEDEALRA; encoded by the coding sequence ATGGACGTGGACCAACTGCTCGGACGGCCCGAACGCTGGGCCAGCGTGCTCGGCTGGGCGACGCTGGCCGGCATCGAATTCGGCGTGATCGGCCCGTTCGGCAGCTATGCCTCGCACCTGTCCACCCGCCTGACCTACTGGATCGCGCTGTTCTGGGTGGGCAGCCTGCTGCTGTGGCCCTGCGTGGTCGCGGGGCTGATGCTGGGCCCGCGCCGCGGCTTTCCGCCGCTTTTCTCCAGCGTGGCGGTGGTGCTGGTCGCCTGCGTGCCGCTGGCCGCGCTCGGCGCCGCCGGTACCTGGCTGTTCTGGCCGGGACGCGCGGCGGGCATGCACCTGCTCGAATGGTATGGGCTGACGATCGTCGTCGCGCTGCCGGCGATGATGGGGCTGCTCTGGCTGGAGCTGGGGCGCAAGGCCGGGGCACGATCGCTGTTCCGGCTGGGGCCGGCGCGCCGGACGGTGACCGCGCTGCCCGATCATCTGCTCGCCAATGCGCTCTGCCTGCAGATGGAGGATCATCATGTCCGCGTCCACCTGCACGGCCGGTCGAGCCTGCATTTCGGGGTGATGCGCGATGTCGTCGCCGGGCTCGACCCGCGCCGGGGGCTACAGGTCCACCGCAGCTGGTGGGTGGCGCGCAGCGCGGTGCGGCGCTGGCACCAGGACGGCCGCTCGGTCACGCTGGAACTGGTCAACGGGCTGATCGTGCCGGTGGCGCGCAACCGGGTCGCGCTGCTCAGGGCCGAAGGCTGGCTGGACGAGGACGAGGCGCTGCGCGCCTGA
- the ygfZ gene encoding CAF17-like 4Fe-4S cluster assembly/insertion protein YgfZ, which translates to MADTTLDDRALIRLSGEGVRDFLQGLVTNDVAGDLPVWAALLTPQGKALFDFIVWPDPGDAGGDLLIDCEASQADALAKRLTLYRLRKPITIARDDSIAVHWAPGGVLGTPDPRLPALGRRWIGPADGAAQGWHAHRRALGVPEGVEELGSDRNLWLECNADLLNGVSFTKGCYVGQENTARMNWRNKVNRRLVMLPDGSVERRQMDGLDAGLIPDWMKAGLAEA; encoded by the coding sequence ATGGCCGATACCACCCTTGACGACCGCGCCCTGATCCGCCTTTCGGGCGAAGGGGTGCGCGATTTCCTCCAGGGCCTCGTCACCAACGACGTGGCCGGCGATCTTCCGGTGTGGGCGGCGCTGCTGACCCCGCAGGGCAAGGCGCTGTTCGACTTCATCGTCTGGCCGGATCCCGGCGATGCCGGCGGCGATCTGCTGATCGACTGCGAGGCGAGCCAGGCCGATGCGCTGGCGAAGCGGCTGACCCTCTATCGGCTGCGCAAGCCGATCACGATCGCACGCGACGACTCGATCGCGGTTCACTGGGCGCCGGGCGGCGTGCTGGGCACGCCCGACCCCCGCCTGCCCGCGCTCGGCCGCCGCTGGATCGGCCCGGCCGATGGCGCGGCGCAGGGCTGGCACGCGCATCGTCGCGCGCTCGGCGTGCCCGAAGGTGTTGAGGAGCTGGGGTCGGACAGGAACCTGTGGCTCGAATGCAATGCCGATCTGCTGAACGGGGTCAGCTTCACCAAGGGCTGTTATGTCGGGCAGGAGAATACCGCGCGGATGAACTGGCGCAACAAGGTCAACCGGCGGCTGGTGATGCTGCCCGACGGCAGCGTCGAGCGGCGCCAGATGGACGGCCTCGACGCCGGACTGATTCCGGACTGGATGAAGGCCGGGCTGGCCGAGGCCTGA
- a CDS encoding dihydroorotase has translation MATTYDLILKNGTVWTVGGPVRTSVGVTAGRIAGIGVDGDAGETIDCTGLDVLPGVIDSQVHFREPGLEAKEDLESGSRAAVLGGVTAVFEMPNTKPNTDSTEAVNDKLARAKDRMWCDHAFYVGATTENAEQLAELEMLPGTAGVKIFMGSSTGNLLVAEDEHLARVLRSGKRRVAIHAEDEQRMISRQGERVEGDPASHPVWRDDESALLATRRILKIARETGRKIHILHITTPDELALIARNKDIATCEVTPQHLTLAGEEAYPRLGTYAQMNPPIRSGAHRDGLWHYLRQGVPDVLGSDHAPHTIEEKAKTYPASPSGMPGVQTLLPLMLNHVAEGRLTLQHLIELTSAGPQRVFGLRTKGRIALGYDADFTLVDLKARWTVEQSWLASRCGWSPFTDMALTGKPVGTIIRGNRVMWDGSLANAAVGAPIKFDSVPL, from the coding sequence ATGGCCACCACCTACGATCTGATCCTCAAGAACGGCACCGTCTGGACGGTGGGCGGCCCCGTCCGGACCAGCGTCGGCGTGACGGCGGGCAGGATCGCCGGAATCGGCGTGGACGGCGATGCGGGCGAGACGATCGACTGCACCGGGCTGGACGTGCTGCCCGGCGTGATCGACAGCCAGGTCCATTTCCGCGAGCCGGGGCTGGAGGCGAAGGAGGATCTCGAATCGGGCAGCCGCGCGGCCGTGCTGGGCGGGGTGACGGCGGTGTTCGAGATGCCCAACACCAAGCCGAACACCGATTCGACCGAGGCGGTGAACGACAAGCTGGCCCGCGCTAAGGACCGGATGTGGTGCGACCACGCCTTCTATGTCGGCGCCACCACCGAGAATGCCGAGCAGCTGGCCGAGCTGGAGATGCTGCCCGGCACGGCCGGCGTGAAGATCTTCATGGGCAGCTCGACCGGCAACCTGCTGGTCGCCGAGGACGAGCATCTCGCCCGCGTGCTGCGGTCGGGCAAGCGCCGGGTCGCGATCCATGCCGAGGACGAGCAGCGGATGATTTCGCGCCAGGGCGAGCGGGTCGAGGGCGATCCCGCCAGCCATCCGGTGTGGCGCGACGACGAGAGCGCGCTGCTCGCCACCCGCCGCATCCTGAAGATCGCGCGCGAGACCGGGCGCAAGATCCACATCCTCCACATCACGACGCCCGACGAACTGGCGCTGATCGCCCGGAACAAGGACATCGCCACCTGCGAGGTGACCCCGCAGCACCTGACCCTGGCCGGCGAGGAGGCCTATCCGCGCCTCGGCACCTATGCGCAGATGAACCCGCCGATCCGGTCGGGCGCGCACCGCGACGGGCTGTGGCACTATCTGCGCCAGGGCGTGCCCGACGTGCTCGGCTCGGACCACGCCCCGCACACGATCGAGGAGAAGGCGAAGACCTATCCGGCGTCGCCCAGCGGCATGCCGGGGGTGCAGACGCTGCTGCCGCTGATGCTCAACCATGTCGCCGAAGGGCGGCTGACCCTCCAGCATCTGATCGAGCTGACCTCGGCCGGCCCCCAGCGCGTCTTCGGCCTGCGCACCAAGGGCAGGATCGCGCTCGGCTATGATGCCGACTTCACCCTGGTCGACCTGAAGGCGCGCTGGACGGTCGAGCAGAGCTGGCTCGCCTCGCGCTGCGGCTGGTCCCCCTTCACCGATATGGCGCTGACCGGCAAACCGGTGGGCACGATTATCCGCGGCAACCGGGTGATGTGGGACGGCAGCCTCGCCAACGCCGCCGTCGGCGCGCCGATCAAGTTCGACAGCGTTCCACTTTGA
- a CDS encoding CHAP domain-containing protein, producing MTKTMRAMIGSMLLACMAVAPAAAHAQTIQCAPFARMFSGIQLFGAAASWWNQAIGKYLRGDTPAIGSVMVFKAIGSMRSGHVATVTDIVSDRVIKITHANWSVINGRRGQVERNVTVVDASPNNDWSQVKVWFAPIGKVGNKAYPVNGFIYKKPGTSTADAVETVQG from the coding sequence ATGACGAAAACGATGCGCGCGATGATCGGTTCCATGCTGCTTGCCTGCATGGCTGTCGCGCCCGCCGCTGCCCACGCGCAGACGATCCAGTGCGCGCCCTTCGCCCGCATGTTCTCCGGCATCCAGCTGTTCGGCGCCGCCGCAAGCTGGTGGAATCAGGCGATCGGCAAATATCTGCGCGGCGATACGCCCGCGATCGGCTCGGTCATGGTGTTCAAGGCGATCGGTTCGATGCGCTCGGGCCATGTCGCGACCGTCACCGACATCGTCAGCGATCGGGTTATCAAGATCACCCATGCCAACTGGTCTGTGATCAACGGCCGCCGCGGCCAGGTCGAGCGCAACGTCACCGTCGTCGACGCCTCACCGAACAATGACTGGAGCCAGGTCAAGGTCTGGTTCGCGCCGATCGGCAAGGTCGGCAACAAGGCCTATCCGGTCAACGGTTTCATCTACAAGAAGCCGGGCACCAGCACGGCGGATGCGGTCGAGACCGTCCAGGGCTGA
- a CDS encoding type II toxin-antitoxin system RelE/ParE family toxin — translation MAEKAQVRLTVRAQRDLSAIYRRRLAQRGPDGPDGAEALLGQIMRAIEQLAEWPTRGPIPPELEAIGHRKYRQLSLPPFRLIYRLQEEGDMRYVTVVVVADARRDFRALLEERLIRR, via the coding sequence GTGGCGGAAAAGGCGCAGGTCCGACTGACGGTTCGGGCCCAGCGGGACCTGTCGGCCATCTATCGACGTCGCCTGGCGCAGCGCGGACCTGACGGACCCGATGGTGCCGAGGCACTGCTCGGTCAGATCATGCGCGCAATCGAACAGCTCGCCGAGTGGCCGACGCGCGGACCGATTCCACCGGAACTGGAAGCGATCGGCCACCGCAAGTACCGCCAGCTTTCACTGCCGCCTTTCCGGTTGATCTATCGGCTGCAGGAAGAAGGCGATATGCGATATGTGACGGTTGTCGTCGTGGCCGATGCCCGTCGGGACTTTCGGGCTCTGCTCGAGGAACGCCTCATCAGGCGCTGA
- a CDS encoding type II toxin-antitoxin system Phd/YefM family antitoxin, whose protein sequence is MGRHDRIKPISYLKANSAEVLRELNDGAPPLIITQNGEARAVLMDMGTWEQTQETLALLKLLAMGEDDIERGDLVPIEGLADRIRAG, encoded by the coding sequence ATGGGTCGTCACGACCGCATCAAGCCGATCAGCTATCTCAAGGCGAACAGCGCAGAGGTGCTCCGCGAGCTGAACGACGGCGCCCCCCCGCTCATCATCACCCAGAATGGCGAAGCCCGCGCGGTGCTGATGGATATGGGCACTTGGGAGCAGACCCAGGAAACGCTGGCGTTGCTCAAGCTGCTCGCGATGGGCGAGGACGATATCGAACGGGGCGATCTCGTGCCGATCGAGGGGCTCGCCGACCGTATCCGCGCGGGCTGA
- a CDS encoding HAD family hydrolase → MTELAIYDMDRTITRTGTFTPFMIHAAMRLAPWRLVFVPFAALVMLAYVCKLIERKRVKELNQAMLIGRRIHADRLTPIAASFAEKMVRHNVYQGALESLAENRAAGRRLVLATASSRIWVEPIAARLGMDDIVATGAIRGIDDYVSHKVDGENCYGPAKLRMIEAWMGLAKLDRAQCRIRFYSDHVSDVPVLEWADEAIAANPHAGLRQVAKARGWTIVDWD, encoded by the coding sequence ATGACCGAGCTTGCGATCTACGACATGGACCGGACGATCACCCGGACCGGCACCTTCACCCCCTTCATGATCCATGCGGCGATGCGGCTGGCGCCATGGCGACTGGTGTTCGTGCCGTTCGCGGCGCTGGTGATGCTGGCCTATGTCTGCAAGCTGATCGAGCGCAAGCGGGTCAAGGAGCTCAACCAGGCGATGCTGATCGGGCGGCGCATCCACGCCGACAGGCTGACCCCGATCGCCGCAAGCTTCGCCGAGAAAATGGTGCGCCACAATGTCTACCAGGGCGCGCTGGAAAGCCTGGCCGAGAATCGCGCGGCCGGCCGCCGCCTGGTGCTTGCCACCGCCTCGTCGCGCATCTGGGTCGAGCCGATCGCGGCCAGGCTGGGGATGGACGATATCGTCGCGACGGGCGCGATCCGGGGCATCGACGATTATGTCAGCCACAAGGTCGATGGCGAGAATTGCTACGGCCCCGCCAAGCTGCGGATGATCGAGGCGTGGATGGGGCTGGCGAAGCTGGACCGCGCGCAATGCCGCATCCGCTTCTATTCGGACCATGTCTCCGACGTGCCGGTGCTCGAATGGGCCGACGAGGCGATCGCGGCGAACCCGCATGCGGGCCTCCGCCAAGTGGCGAAGGCACGCGGCTGGACGATCGTCGACTGGGATTGA
- a CDS encoding ABC transporter permease: MNASADFQLDQGVLRFRGELTLARIGDLPQRLAGLGEVPSKIDLEDVDRVDTVGAWLVHRIARENHIEVVGADEDVCQLLEQIGEADKPVKIRPDASPPLIRVMREIGDATAAAWVSLLGLLGFFGATLIGLWGLVTHPRRFRYNAMARQFEVVGVKALAIIGLMSFLIGIVIAQQGAVQLRQFGAEVFAVNLIGRITLRELGVLMTAIMVAGRSGSAFAAQLGSMKLAEEVDAMRTIGVSPMEALILPRVLATVVLMPLLGFYAAVIAIIGGGIFCWIDLDIPPVTFIQRIREVVPMTDLWVGLIKAPVFGMLIALCGCYQGMQVEGNAEEVGLRTTASVVQAIFLVIVLDAVFAVFFSSIGWI, from the coding sequence ATGAACGCATCCGCCGATTTCCAGCTCGACCAGGGCGTGCTCCGCTTCCGCGGGGAGCTGACTCTCGCGCGGATCGGCGATCTGCCGCAGCGGCTGGCGGGGCTCGGCGAGGTGCCGTCCAAGATCGACCTGGAGGATGTCGACCGGGTCGACACGGTCGGCGCCTGGCTGGTCCACCGCATCGCCCGCGAGAATCATATCGAGGTGGTCGGCGCCGACGAGGATGTCTGCCAGCTGCTCGAACAGATCGGTGAGGCTGACAAGCCGGTCAAGATCCGCCCCGACGCCAGCCCGCCCCTCATCCGGGTGATGCGCGAGATCGGCGACGCGACGGCCGCCGCCTGGGTATCGCTGCTCGGCCTGCTCGGCTTCTTCGGCGCGACGCTGATCGGCCTGTGGGGCCTCGTCACCCATCCGCGCCGCTTCCGCTACAACGCCATGGCGCGCCAGTTCGAGGTGGTCGGCGTCAAGGCGCTGGCGATCATCGGCCTGATGAGCTTCCTGATCGGCATCGTCATCGCCCAGCAGGGCGCGGTGCAGCTGCGCCAGTTCGGGGCGGAGGTGTTCGCGGTCAACCTGATCGGCCGCATCACCCTGCGCGAACTGGGCGTGCTGATGACCGCGATCATGGTCGCCGGACGCTCGGGCAGCGCGTTCGCGGCACAGCTCGGTTCGATGAAGCTGGCCGAGGAGGTCGATGCGATGCGCACCATCGGCGTATCGCCGATGGAGGCCCTGATCCTGCCGCGCGTGCTGGCGACGGTGGTGCTGATGCCGCTGCTCGGTTTCTACGCGGCGGTGATCGCGATCATCGGCGGCGGCATCTTCTGCTGGATCGACCTGGACATCCCGCCCGTCACCTTCATCCAGCGCATCCGCGAGGTTGTGCCGATGACCGACCTGTGGGTGGGGCTGATCAAGGCGCCGGTGTTCGGCATGCTGATCGCGCTGTGCGGCTGCTACCAGGGGATGCAGGTGGAGGGGAATGCCGAGGAGGTCGGCCTGCGCACCACCGCCTCGGTGGTCCAGGCGATCTTCCTGGTGATCGTCCTCGACGCGGTGTTCGCGGTGTTCTTCTCGTCGATCGGGTGGATCTGA
- a CDS encoding ABC transporter ATP-binding protein produces MARLNIAEGETIIHVSGLRNSFGEQVVHDGLDLDVKRGEILGVVGGSGTGKSVLMRSIIGLQLPDTGEVEVFGEPMIGREEYEAKQVRKRWGVLFQGGALFSTLTVAENVQVPIREYYPQLDNQLLDEIAAYKVAMSGLQPDAGPKYPSELSGGMRKRAGLARALALDPQLLFLDEPTAGLDPIGAAAFDGLIRSLQKTLGLTVFLITHDLDTLYAICDRVAVLADKRVIAVGTIPELLALDHPWIQEYFNGPRGRVAAAAAERAGAQGEGRPGMKN; encoded by the coding sequence ATGGCGCGGCTCAACATCGCCGAGGGCGAGACGATCATCCATGTCTCGGGCCTGAGGAACAGCTTCGGCGAGCAGGTCGTCCATGACGGGCTGGACCTCGATGTGAAGCGCGGCGAGATATTGGGCGTGGTCGGCGGCTCGGGCACCGGAAAATCGGTGCTGATGCGCTCGATCATCGGCCTGCAGCTGCCCGATACCGGCGAGGTCGAGGTGTTCGGCGAACCGATGATCGGCCGCGAGGAATATGAGGCTAAGCAGGTCCGCAAGCGCTGGGGCGTGCTGTTCCAGGGCGGCGCGCTGTTCTCGACCCTGACCGTGGCCGAGAATGTCCAGGTGCCGATCCGCGAATATTATCCGCAGCTCGATAATCAGCTGCTCGACGAGATCGCCGCCTACAAGGTGGCGATGTCGGGGCTCCAGCCCGATGCCGGCCCCAAATATCCGTCCGAGCTGTCAGGCGGAATGCGCAAGCGCGCCGGCCTTGCCCGTGCGCTGGCGCTCGATCCGCAGCTTCTCTTCCTCGATGAGCCGACCGCCGGGCTCGATCCGATCGGCGCCGCCGCCTTCGACGGGCTGATCCGTTCGCTCCAGAAGACGCTCGGCCTCACCGTCTTCCTGATCACCCATGATCTCGACACGCTGTACGCGATCTGTGACCGGGTCGCGGTGCTGGCCGACAAGCGGGTGATAGCGGTTGGAACGATCCCGGAATTATTGGCGTTGGACCATCCATGGATTCAGGAATATTTCAACGGCCCGCGGGGGCGGGTGGCGGCCGCTGCCGCCGAGCGGGCCGGGGCGCAGGGTGAAGGACGACCGGGGATGAAGAACTGA
- a CDS encoding MlaD family protein produces METRSNHVLVGGVVLALLIALLAFIVWLAGFNTASIQRYDIFFKTSVDGLAKGSPVNFSGVPVGKIEEIKLLPDSPEFVRVRIAVDDDTPILQGTTATIAGVGFTGVSQINLDGAVKGAPPITEPGPYGAPVIPTKPGALGELLNSAPELLQRISALTERLTELLNDRNQKSISGILANVDRLSGDLADRGPEIAAAVVQLKATMEQAGLAAERVGNLAETTNGIMASDVKPAMANLNKATTAAQHTMESLDQAITDARPGIKAFSSQTVPQINQLARNLAEMSESLNAISAKLDRGGAGALLGGSKLPDYKPGK; encoded by the coding sequence ATGGAAACCCGGTCGAACCATGTGCTGGTGGGCGGCGTCGTGCTGGCGCTGCTGATCGCCCTGCTCGCCTTCATCGTCTGGCTGGCCGGCTTCAACACCGCGAGCATCCAGCGCTACGATATCTTTTTCAAGACCTCAGTCGATGGCCTTGCCAAGGGATCGCCGGTCAACTTCTCGGGCGTGCCGGTCGGCAAGATCGAGGAGATCAAGCTGCTGCCCGACAGCCCCGAATTCGTCAGGGTCCGCATCGCGGTGGATGACGACACGCCGATCCTGCAGGGCACGACCGCGACGATCGCCGGCGTGGGTTTCACCGGGGTCAGCCAGATCAACCTCGACGGCGCGGTCAAGGGCGCGCCGCCGATCACCGAGCCCGGGCCCTATGGCGCGCCGGTGATCCCGACCAAGCCGGGCGCGCTGGGCGAACTGCTGAATTCCGCGCCCGAACTGCTCCAGCGCATCTCCGCACTGACCGAGCGGCTGACCGAGCTGCTCAACGACAGGAACCAGAAATCGATCAGCGGCATCCTCGCCAATGTCGACCGGCTGTCGGGCGATCTCGCCGATCGCGGGCCGGAGATCGCGGCCGCGGTCGTCCAGCTCAAGGCGACGATGGAACAGGCCGGGCTCGCCGCCGAACGGGTCGGCAATCTCGCCGAAACCACCAACGGGATCATGGCGAGCGACGTGAAGCCCGCCATGGCGAACCTCAACAAGGCGACCACCGCCGCCCAGCACACGATGGAATCGCTCGATCAGGCGATCACCGACGCGCGCCCGGGCATCAAGGCCTTCTCGAGCCAGACGGTGCCGCAGATCAACCAGCTCGCCCGCAACCTCGCCGAGATGTCCGAATCGCTGAACGCCATTTCGGCCAAGCTCGATCGCGGCGGCGCCGGCGCGCTGCTCGGCGGTTCGAAGCTGCCCGACTACAAGCCAGGAAAGTGA
- a CDS encoding ABC-type transport auxiliary lipoprotein family protein, with the protein MPRRSVIAPAFALAAAGLLAGCISLGDKPPARLMSLTSDARVPAGQSKVTRDTQAISVALPALPAALRNNRIAVESGGSFAYLPKSAWVDTPSHLFRTVLAETIEAKTGRFVPDQRNGAITPDTRLGGTLAAFQLLGGQGRVVVIFDGTLSKSGSDEIRARRFEATAPVAEEDAASVAAALNRAANAVAGDVAEWVATN; encoded by the coding sequence ATGCCGCGCCGTTCCGTTATCGCCCCCGCCTTCGCCCTGGCCGCCGCCGGCCTGCTCGCCGGCTGCATCAGCCTCGGCGACAAGCCGCCCGCGCGGCTGATGAGCCTGACCTCCGACGCCCGCGTGCCCGCCGGCCAGAGCAAGGTGACCCGCGACACCCAGGCGATCAGCGTCGCATTGCCCGCGCTGCCGGCCGCACTGCGCAACAACCGCATCGCGGTGGAGAGCGGCGGCAGTTTCGCCTATCTGCCCAAATCGGCCTGGGTCGACACGCCCTCCCACCTGTTCCGCACCGTGCTGGCCGAGACGATCGAGGCGAAGACCGGCCGCTTCGTCCCCGATCAGCGCAACGGCGCGATCACCCCCGACACGCGGCTGGGCGGCACCCTCGCGGCGTTCCAGCTGCTCGGCGGCCAGGGCAGGGTGGTGGTGATCTTCGACGGCACATTGTCGAAGTCCGGCAGCGACGAGATCCGCGCCCGCCGCTTCGAGGCCACCGCCCCGGTGGCGGAGGAGGATGCCGCGAGCGTCGCCGCCGCCCTCAACCGCGCCGCCAACGCCGTGGCCGGCGATGTCGCGGAGTGGGTGGCGACGAATTGA